Part of the Candidatus Chlorohelix allophototropha genome, ATCGGCAATGGCTCAACGGCTTGGCTTCACCTGTTTCCGCTAACCTCGATGCCTCCCCTTCCGAGTTGAAGCAATTCGCCAAAACCGTAACGGGATGGCTGGAACAATTGAAACCAGACCCCGCAGCTTTTCGAACTTGTTTTCGTCTCGACCCTCCCCCGGAAACCAGCAGTAATCCAATATGGTCGCTCAACTTCCATTTACAAGCCAATGATGACCGAAGTTTGCTGGTTCCCGCTGAACAAGTCTGGAAAACACGCGGTAGCGCCTTGACCTTCCTTAAACGCCGCTTTGAAAACCCGCAAGAACGGCTATTGGCAGATTTGGGGAAAGCCTCGCGCCTTTTCCCACCGCTAGACCGCAGTATGACCACCGCCCGTCCGGTGGAATTAACCCTCGATACGGCTGGCGCATACGAATTTCTGCGGCAAGGTGCGCCGCTTTTGGAGCAGAGCGGTTTCGGGGTGTTTTTACCGCCTTGGTGGCAAAAAGCCAAAGCTAAAGTGGCGGTCAAGATGAAATTGAAGGACAGCGGCAAAACTACCTCCGGCTTGCTGGGTCTGGACGGAATTGTGGCTTATGACTGGCAAGCGGCGGTAGGTGACCAAACCCTCTCGCTTGAAGAATTCGCCCGCCTTGCGCAAATGAAAGTGCCGCTGGTACAGGTGCGCGGTCAGTGGGTCGAGCTAAGACCGGAGGATATTGAAGCCGCCATTGCTTTTTTCGAGAAACAGCAGCGCGGCGAACTATCTTTGGGAGAGGCGCTCAGGTGGGGGTTGGGGCAGGAGGGTGATACCTTTCGGGTAGTGGAAGTAGCAGGGGAAGGCTGGATTGGCGAACTACTTCAAAAGCTCAACGGAAAAGCGCAGATAAAGGCGATAAAACAACCCGTCTCTTTCAAGGGGCAACTCCGTCCCTACCAGTTAAAGGGGGTGGCGTGGCTTGCCTTCCTCAGACAATACGGCTTGGGCGGGATTTTGGCAGATGATATGGGGTTGGGTAAATCAGCCCAGTTAATCTCCCTCTTGCTATACGAACGCGAGCATAATAAAAAAGGCAATACTCCCGGAACAACTCTGCTAGTTTGCCCAATGTCGATTGTGGGCAACTGGCAGCGGGAATTGTCCCGCTTCGCGCCATCTCTCAAAGTAATGGTGCATTATGGCAGCGAGCGTTTGTCGGGAGAGGATTTCAAAACCGAAGCGTTGCAACACGATTTGGTGATTTCCACCTACTCGCTGGTGCATCGCGACACCGAGACCCTTACTGCGGTGGAATGGGAACGGGTAGCGTTGGACGAAGCGCAGAATATAAAGAACTCGGCTTCAAAACAAAGTCTGGCTATCAGAAAGCTAACTGCTCGCTACCGGGTAGCCCTTACCGGCACTCCCGTGGAAAATCGTCTTTCAGAACTATGGTCAATTATGGATTTCCTGAATCCGGGCTATCTTGGTTCGGCTACCGAATTCCGCAATCGCTATTCGCTATCCATCGAAAAGTTCCGTGACCGGGATAAAGCCGAAACCCTGAAAAAGCTGATACAGCCCTTTGTGCTGAGACGGGTCAAGACCGACAAAAGTATTATCAGCGATTTGCCCGACAAGTTGGAAATGAAAGTGTTCTGCAACCTGACCCGTGAGCAAGCTACTCTGTATGAAGCGGTGGTCAAAGATATGCTTGAACAGATTGAGCAGGCGGAAGAAGGTATCCAGCGCAAGGGTTTGGTGCTGTCCACTTTGATGAAACTGAAGCAGGTATGCAATCATCCGGCGCATTTCGCCCAAGATGGTAGCCCCTTACCGGGACGTTCCGGCAAACTGGCGCGGTTGGAAGAAATGCTGGAAGAGGTGTTGGCGGAGGGAGATCGTGCCTTAGTTTTCACTCAGTTCAGCGAGTTCGGAGGGCTATTGCGGGGCTATTTACAGGAGACGTTGGGTTGTGAAATTCTCTTTCTACACGGGGGCAGCACCAAGAAACAACGTGACGAGATGGTGCAACGCTTTCAGGAGGATAAACATGCTCCGCCCATCTTCCTACTCTCGCTTAAAGCGGGTGGCGTTGGTTTGAATCTGACCGCTGCCAATCATGTTTTCCATTTCGATCGTTGGTGGAATCCGGCGGTGGAGAATCAGGCTACCGACCGGGCTTTTCGCATCGGGCAGCAAAAGAATGTGCAGGTGCATAAATTTGTGTGTGCCGGAACTCTGGAAGAGCGCATCGATATGATGATCGAACAGAAAAAGGAGTTGGCTGACAGCATTGTGAATAGTGGCGAGGGCTGGATTACCGAATTCAGTACGATGCAGTTGCGGGAACTTTTTGCACTCAGCCGGGAAGCGATAGGAGAGTAAAGATTTATGCCGCGTAATAGGAGAGGTTGGGGGGATTACTACGATTATGGCAGCGGACCACGCCCGGTAGTGGGCGGTATAAAGGCGAAAAGCGAGCGAGGGGCTATCGGGGAAAGTTGGTGGTCAAAACGCTGGGTGGAAGTGTTAGAATCTTTTGAACTGGGCAATCGTCTAACGCGCGGGCGCAGTTATGCTCGCAAGGGGCAGGTGGTTTCTCTTTTATTGGAAAAGGGGCAGGTAAAGGCAAAAGTACAGGGTTCGCAACCTAAACCTTATAACGTCACGATAAAACTGACTCCCCTGAACCCGCAGGAATGGGAGCGGGTAATTGTGGCTATGGCAGAGCAAGCCATCTTTGCAGCTAAGTTGCTGGCAGGGGAGATGCCCCAGAATATTGAGGAAGCCTTTGCAGTCGCGGGGGTTTCA contains:
- a CDS encoding DEAD/DEAH box helicase; amino-acid sequence: MITLHALWDSIDKGSLLLWGEEAAFFEAAVKSKKALSLHPYALTTARLKEALGELCGSLLVECGEPKIIKLRLPTGGKHPLPSPELRLPNRVEETPQKLGEWQVPALTFTPSSALDLLVGLPDNPPLWLGTGASLIFWEEAAKLALVILAGQHFVPSLEERQAGKGSSYRAIWEPHLEEELEKQLQILAKAMPPVCQALTGATCSPTLLLKDFLRRTVDTLVRQTLQDSRLLPATRGKPSLYRQWLNGLASPVSANLDASPSELKQFAKTVTGWLEQLKPDPAAFRTCFRLDPPPETSSNPIWSLNFHLQANDDRSLLVPAEQVWKTRGSALTFLKRRFENPQERLLADLGKASRLFPPLDRSMTTARPVELTLDTAGAYEFLRQGAPLLEQSGFGVFLPPWWQKAKAKVAVKMKLKDSGKTTSGLLGLDGIVAYDWQAAVGDQTLSLEEFARLAQMKVPLVQVRGQWVELRPEDIEAAIAFFEKQQRGELSLGEALRWGLGQEGDTFRVVEVAGEGWIGELLQKLNGKAQIKAIKQPVSFKGQLRPYQLKGVAWLAFLRQYGLGGILADDMGLGKSAQLISLLLYEREHNKKGNTPGTTLLVCPMSIVGNWQRELSRFAPSLKVMVHYGSERLSGEDFKTEALQHDLVISTYSLVHRDTETLTAVEWERVALDEAQNIKNSASKQSLAIRKLTARYRVALTGTPVENRLSELWSIMDFLNPGYLGSATEFRNRYSLSIEKFRDRDKAETLKKLIQPFVLRRVKTDKSIISDLPDKLEMKVFCNLTREQATLYEAVVKDMLEQIEQAEEGIQRKGLVLSTLMKLKQVCNHPAHFAQDGSPLPGRSGKLARLEEMLEEVLAEGDRALVFTQFSEFGGLLRGYLQETLGCEILFLHGGSTKKQRDEMVQRFQEDKHAPPIFLLSLKAGGVGLNLTAANHVFHFDRWWNPAVENQATDRAFRIGQQKNVQVHKFVCAGTLEERIDMMIEQKKELADSIVNSGEGWITEFSTMQLRELFALSREAIGE